One Chitinophagaceae bacterium C216 genomic window carries:
- the mntR gene encoding HTH-type transcriptional regulator MntR, giving the protein MAATLDVKPATANDMLKKLKEKNLISYEKYKKISLTEQGRKHAIEIVRKHRLWETFLYDKLQFTWDEVHEVAEQLEHIRSPKLIAQLEKFLGYPEYDPHGDAIPNAKGELRPSSRYTLSQVEVGKTCKLVAVKDNSATFLQYVVKVGLGLSSKIKVLGRQEFDGSMEIEVKGKRSVVSLKFAENLLVTV; this is encoded by the coding sequence TTGGCCGCTACGCTTGATGTGAAGCCGGCTACAGCCAATGATATGCTTAAAAAGCTGAAAGAAAAAAATCTCATCAGCTACGAGAAATACAAAAAAATCTCTCTTACCGAACAAGGAAGAAAACACGCTATTGAAATTGTACGCAAACATCGCCTATGGGAAACTTTTTTGTACGATAAACTACAGTTTACCTGGGATGAAGTACATGAGGTAGCCGAGCAATTGGAACATATTCGATCGCCTAAGCTTATCGCCCAGCTAGAAAAATTTTTAGGATATCCTGAGTACGACCCTCATGGCGATGCGATACCTAATGCCAAGGGCGAATTGAGACCCAGCTCCCGCTATACGTTGTCGCAGGTAGAGGTAGGTAAAACCTGCAAGCTGGTGGCTGTAAAAGATAATAGCGCTACATTTCTTCAATATGTAGTAAAAGTAGGCCTAGGACTGAGTAGTAAAATCAAAGTCCTCGGTCGACAAGAATTTGACGGCTCTATGGAAATAGAGGTGAAGGGTAAAAGATCGGTAGTAAGCTTGAAGTTTGCGGAAAATCTCTTAGTGACGGTATAA
- the yheS gene encoding putative ABC transporter ATP-binding protein YheS → MLAGLQNVTFEFGARTIVKNATWHIQPNERIGLIGYNGTGKSTILKLLTGNYTPSAGTVEKGRDTSIGYLHQDLLSFDTDESILQVALGAFERVLKLEKEIEALGKELENTGDEKILEDYSNKLHELETLGGYNIHHKTEEVLQGLGFSNTDLKRPYKEFSGGWRMRVLLAKMILAQPDLLLLDEPTNHLDLPSIEWLEKYLQHYQGAVVIVSHDKYFLNRMVTKIVELYQKELHFYNGNYDYYEKEKALRLEQQQKAYENQQDYIRQSERLIERFRAKATKAAMAQSLIKKLDKLERIEEVRVDRPDLKINFRVDKTPGKVLVELNNISKSFGSNIILENAQAEINRGDKIALIGANGKGKSTLLRIIAGTEPFTGERKWGHNVEGSFYAQHQLEALNLENTIIEEMKECGSQMTELELRNLLGCFLFSGDDADKKIKVLSGGEKARVALAKTIVSKANFLLLDEPTNHLDMHSCELLIDALRKYEGSFILVSHDRYFISKTANKIWEIVDNKIKEFKGGYDEWVAWNEHIAKQRQSEATTFSAKNNPIAPKNEDKASVSPTPTRNQPINKEHKKELQKQQKQFQQVEEALNKNKSLLQQLEEQLADPAIYADKEKFLNLEREYKAAVETNAQLEKKYEEIFSLLLELEEQLKR, encoded by the coding sequence ATGCTGGCAGGTTTACAAAATGTGACTTTTGAATTTGGGGCAAGAACTATTGTCAAGAATGCAACATGGCATATTCAGCCTAATGAACGCATAGGCCTAATTGGTTACAATGGTACCGGCAAGTCCACTATCCTCAAACTACTTACCGGAAACTATACTCCCTCGGCAGGAACTGTTGAAAAAGGTCGTGATACCAGCATTGGTTATCTACATCAAGACCTGCTGAGCTTCGATACGGATGAATCTATTCTTCAGGTAGCCTTAGGTGCATTTGAAAGAGTATTGAAGCTGGAAAAGGAAATTGAAGCCCTAGGAAAAGAACTGGAAAACACCGGCGACGAAAAAATACTGGAAGATTATTCCAATAAACTGCACGAACTGGAAACGTTAGGCGGTTATAATATCCATCATAAAACAGAAGAAGTATTACAAGGGCTTGGCTTTTCCAATACCGACTTAAAGCGCCCGTATAAGGAATTCAGCGGCGGATGGCGTATGCGTGTGTTGTTGGCTAAAATGATATTAGCACAACCCGACCTGTTGTTGCTGGACGAACCTACCAACCACCTCGATCTCCCTTCCATTGAATGGTTAGAAAAATACCTACAGCATTATCAGGGAGCGGTGGTAATCGTCAGCCACGATAAATATTTTCTAAATCGTATGGTCACTAAAATCGTAGAGCTGTATCAGAAAGAACTGCACTTTTACAATGGCAACTACGATTATTACGAAAAAGAGAAAGCTTTACGCCTGGAACAACAACAAAAAGCTTACGAAAATCAGCAAGACTATATACGCCAGAGTGAACGACTGATTGAGCGCTTCAGGGCCAAAGCTACCAAGGCTGCTATGGCCCAAAGCCTTATTAAAAAGCTGGATAAACTCGAGCGTATTGAAGAAGTACGTGTGGATAGGCCTGATTTAAAAATCAATTTCAGGGTAGATAAAACACCGGGGAAAGTATTGGTAGAATTGAATAACATCTCCAAATCGTTCGGCAGTAATATTATTCTGGAAAATGCACAGGCCGAAATTAATAGAGGGGATAAAATAGCATTGATAGGGGCCAACGGTAAAGGTAAATCCACGCTCCTGAGAATTATAGCAGGTACCGAGCCCTTTACAGGAGAAAGAAAATGGGGACACAATGTCGAAGGTAGTTTTTATGCCCAACACCAGCTGGAGGCGTTAAATCTAGAGAATACCATTATTGAGGAGATGAAAGAATGCGGCAGCCAGATGACAGAACTGGAACTGAGAAACCTATTGGGCTGCTTTTTGTTCAGCGGAGATGATGCCGATAAGAAAATAAAAGTATTAAGTGGTGGTGAAAAAGCTCGAGTAGCACTGGCCAAAACGATTGTAAGTAAAGCCAATTTCCTACTACTCGACGAACCTACCAACCACCTAGATATGCATAGTTGCGAACTACTTATCGATGCGCTGCGCAAATACGAGGGGAGCTTTATTTTAGTTAGCCACGACCGATATTTTATTTCAAAGACTGCAAATAAAATATGGGAAATTGTAGATAATAAAATCAAGGAATTCAAAGGGGGATATGATGAGTGGGTAGCCTGGAATGAACACATTGCCAAACAACGCCAGTCTGAAGCCACCACATTTTCAGCAAAAAACAATCCCATTGCCCCCAAAAACGAAGACAAAGCATCCGTTAGCCCTACCCCTACACGCAATCAGCCTATTAATAAAGAGCACAAAAAAGAGCTTCAAAAACAGCAGAAACAGTTTCAACAGGTTGAAGAGGCGCTTAATAAAAATAAATCCCTGCTCCAACAACTGGAGGAGCAGCTCGCCGATCCCGCCATCTATGCTGATAAAGAAAAATTCCTAAATTTAGAACGGGAGTACAAGGCTGCTGTAGAAACAAATGCGCAGCTTGAAAAAAAGTACGAAGAAATCTTTTCTTTGCTACTTGAACTAGAGGAGCAATTAAAGCGCTAA
- the mtnX gene encoding 2-hydroxy-3-keto-5-methylthiopentenyl-1-phosphate phosphatase, which produces MKQKKYYIIDFDSTFTQVEALDELARISLKDHPRREEIYKKIENYTNMAMEGKLSFSESLAQRVKLLEANKDHLKKLIAHLRTKVSKSFSRNAAFFKKHADDVLIVSGGFKEFIIPVVKKFHIKKENVYANTFEFDKNGKIIGYDRSNPLSEEGGKVKLLQQMDLQGELYGIGDGYSDFQLRECGLIKKFFAFTENIARKSVTAKADHVTPSFDEFLYINKIPGAISYPKNRIITIIVGDVPKKNYALLQEEGFTVYKKEEVDDKTFYQAGMLLIAASSGIDAKVIKKFSRLKAIGYYGNATHDLPLVQCTERGIVVFDNKNGKTKNEAIAQRMVDFINKGAIHSSSNFPSLQLPAVRKAHRIIHIHKNLPGVMAEFNTILAKHRINISAQYLMTNDMVGYVITDINKDYDKKLLKELKNIEHTIQFRILY; this is translated from the coding sequence AGGTAGAAGCATTAGACGAACTGGCACGCATTTCATTGAAAGACCATCCGCGTCGCGAAGAGATCTACAAAAAAATTGAAAATTATACCAACATGGCTATGGAGGGAAAGCTTTCCTTTTCCGAGAGCCTAGCACAACGCGTAAAACTGCTAGAAGCCAATAAAGATCATCTCAAGAAGCTCATTGCTCACTTGCGAACTAAAGTTTCCAAGTCGTTTTCTCGCAACGCAGCGTTTTTTAAAAAGCATGCCGATGATGTATTGATCGTATCCGGCGGTTTCAAAGAATTTATCATCCCGGTTGTGAAGAAATTTCATATTAAAAAGGAAAACGTATACGCCAATACTTTTGAGTTTGATAAAAACGGAAAAATCATCGGATACGACCGGTCTAATCCTCTCAGTGAAGAAGGCGGAAAAGTAAAGCTGCTCCAACAGATGGATCTGCAGGGTGAGCTGTACGGTATCGGCGACGGTTATTCCGATTTTCAGCTACGCGAGTGCGGACTGATTAAAAAATTCTTTGCCTTTACCGAAAATATCGCAAGAAAAAGCGTTACCGCTAAAGCAGATCACGTTACTCCCAGCTTTGACGAATTTCTATATATTAATAAAATTCCCGGAGCTATCTCCTATCCCAAAAACAGGATCATTACCATCATTGTAGGAGATGTTCCTAAGAAAAATTATGCGTTACTGCAAGAAGAAGGATTTACAGTATATAAAAAGGAAGAAGTAGATGATAAAACCTTTTATCAGGCAGGCATGCTACTTATTGCTGCTTCTTCCGGTATTGATGCGAAAGTGATAAAGAAGTTTTCACGACTGAAAGCCATCGGATATTACGGCAATGCTACACACGATCTGCCTCTTGTTCAATGCACCGAACGCGGCATAGTAGTATTTGACAACAAAAATGGCAAGACTAAAAACGAGGCTATTGCACAACGCATGGTAGATTTTATTAATAAAGGGGCCATCCACAGCAGTAGCAACTTTCCATCCTTGCAATTACCTGCGGTACGCAAAGCACATCGAATTATTCACATTCATAAAAATCTGCCGGGTGTCATGGCCGAATTCAACACTATTTTGGCTAAGCATCGCATCAACATCAGCGCCCAATACCTGATGACCAATGATATGGTAGGCTATGTAATCACCGATATCAACAAAGATTACGATAAGAAATTACTGAAAGAACTAAAAAATATCGAACACACTATTCAATTTAGAATTTTGTATTAA